A stretch of the Massilia sp. W12 genome encodes the following:
- a CDS encoding ParA family protein codes for MSVIAVFNQKGGVGKTTTALNLAAALNARGREALVIDLDPQAQLSTITGNQVDDGEATVLSLFQQNRHLAQLQRSAKNGLSVIPAHIELSKVDTLYGKGYNVVNRLNASLHAENLRDPRRPVLLDCSPLIGVLSLNAIFACDGVIVPISADHLSAKGAMQIEKTLNALEKVVKHKIARRYLMTRFDGRRNMAWDVLELVKTRFGADVCEIKIGENVSLAESPAYNKTVFEHAPNSRGAKDYAALLDELLHAAFIA; via the coding sequence ATGAGTGTGATTGCAGTGTTCAATCAAAAAGGCGGGGTTGGCAAGACCACCACGGCCTTGAATCTGGCGGCGGCGCTGAATGCGCGCGGACGTGAAGCGCTGGTGATCGACCTTGATCCGCAAGCCCAGCTCTCCACCATCACCGGCAATCAGGTGGACGATGGCGAAGCCACCGTACTGTCCCTGTTCCAGCAAAACCGTCATCTCGCGCAATTACAGCGCAGCGCCAAGAATGGTTTGTCGGTGATCCCGGCGCATATAGAACTGTCCAAGGTCGATACCCTGTACGGCAAAGGGTATAACGTGGTGAATCGCCTGAACGCCAGCCTGCATGCGGAAAATCTGCGCGATCCGCGCCGCCCTGTGTTGCTTGACTGCAGTCCGCTGATCGGCGTGCTGTCGCTGAATGCGATTTTCGCCTGCGATGGCGTGATCGTGCCGATTTCCGCCGACCATTTATCCGCCAAGGGCGCGATGCAAATCGAAAAGACCTTGAATGCGCTGGAAAAAGTGGTCAAGCATAAGATTGCGCGGCGTTATTTGATGACGCGCTTTGATGGGCGCCGGAATATGGCATGGGATGTGCTGGAACTGGTCAAAACCCGTTTTGGCGCGGATGTCTGTGAAATCAAGATCGGGGAAAACGTCAGTCTGGCGGAAAGCCCGGCATATAACAAAACCGTGTTTGAACATGCGCCCAACAGCCGTGGCGCGAAAGACTATGCCGCGCTGCTGGATGAGTTGTTGCACGCGGCATTCATTGCTTAA
- a CDS encoding NADPH-dependent 2,4-dienoyl-CoA reductase codes for MSSAYPHLMTPLDLGFTTLKNRVLMGSMHTGLEDRFYNYPRLAAFYRERVRGGVGLIVTGGISPNRSGWLLPFGGTMNFPLDAWNHRVVTDAVHQEGGKILMQILHAGRYGYHPFTVSASAIKAPISPFKTRAMSRRGVLRTIADYVRCAKLAQSAGYDGVEIMGSEGYLLNQFLTRRTNRRNDEWGGALENRMRLPLEIVRQVRAAVGPEFIIMFRISVLDLVEDGNTWEETVAIAQALEQAGVTIFNSGFGWHEARVPTIVTSVPRAAFVAATARLRKEISAPIIASNRINMPDTAEQIIAGGQADMVSMARPFLADPEWVNKAAQGRTDEINTCIACNQACLDHTFANQRASCLVNPRACHETELVFRKTVAAKKIAVVGAGPAGLSAATTAAARGHDVTLFDASDTHGGQFRIAMQIPGKEEFKETLRYFGKQLALTGVKTRFGKKVTRQELLEAGFDEIIVATGIVPRMPKIEGVNHAKVLSYLDVLLHKKPVGAKVAVIGAGGIGFDVSEYLVHPADQPLPQPVKQWCAEWGVDLKARNAGGLCEAAPEAPAREIWLLQRKNSKVGAGLGKTSGWVHRATLQKKGVQMLAGVEYRKIDDQGLHITHNGEEKILPVDHVIICAGQEPLAELMPPENDPAFARFHKIGGAALASELDAKRAIREGAELAARL; via the coding sequence ATGAGCAGCGCATATCCGCATTTAATGACCCCGCTCGATCTTGGTTTCACCACCTTGAAAAACCGGGTCTTGATGGGTTCCATGCACACCGGTCTGGAAGACCGTTTTTACAATTACCCCCGACTGGCGGCGTTTTACCGCGAACGTGTGCGCGGCGGCGTCGGTTTAATCGTCACCGGCGGCATTTCCCCCAACCGCAGCGGCTGGCTGCTGCCGTTTGGCGGCACCATGAATTTCCCCCTGGACGCTTGGAATCACCGCGTGGTGACAGACGCGGTGCATCAGGAAGGCGGCAAGATTTTGATGCAGATTTTGCATGCCGGGCGCTATGGTTATCACCCTTTTACCGTCTCCGCCTCGGCGATCAAAGCGCCGATTTCCCCTTTCAAAACGCGCGCCATGTCGCGCCGTGGCGTGCTGCGCACCATTGCTGACTATGTGCGCTGCGCCAAACTGGCGCAATCCGCCGGCTATGACGGGGTGGAAATCATGGGCAGCGAAGGTTATTTGCTGAACCAATTTTTGACCCGGCGCACCAACCGCCGCAATGATGAATGGGGCGGTGCGCTGGAAAACCGTATGCGCCTGCCGCTGGAAATCGTGCGCCAGGTGCGCGCGGCGGTCGGCCCGGAATTCATCATCATGTTCCGTATTTCCGTGCTCGATTTGGTGGAAGATGGCAATACCTGGGAAGAAACGGTGGCGATTGCGCAAGCGCTGGAGCAAGCCGGCGTGACGATTTTCAATTCCGGCTTCGGCTGGCATGAGGCGCGCGTGCCGACGATTGTGACCTCGGTGCCGCGCGCCGCCTTTGTCGCCGCCACCGCCCGCTTGCGCAAAGAAATATCCGCGCCCATCATCGCCTCCAACCGCATCAATATGCCGGATACGGCGGAGCAAATCATCGCTGGCGGGCAGGCCGATATGGTGTCGATGGCGCGTCCCTTCCTGGCTGACCCGGAATGGGTGAATAAGGCGGCGCAAGGACGCACGGATGAAATCAATACCTGTATCGCCTGTAATCAGGCCTGTTTGGATCACACCTTCGCCAATCAACGCGCCAGCTGTCTGGTCAATCCGCGCGCCTGTCACGAAACGGAATTGGTGTTCCGCAAAACCGTGGCGGCCAAGAAAATCGCGGTGGTCGGAGCCGGCCCGGCTGGCTTATCCGCCGCCACCACCGCCGCCGCGCGCGGCCATGATGTGACCTTGTTTGACGCCAGTGACACACACGGCGGGCAGTTCCGCATCGCCATGCAGATTCCCGGCAAGGAAGAGTTCAAAGAAACCTTGCGCTATTTCGGCAAGCAATTGGCATTGACCGGCGTGAAGACGCGCTTCGGCAAAAAAGTGACACGACAGGAATTATTGGAAGCCGGCTTTGATGAAATCATCGTCGCCACCGGGATTGTGCCGCGCATGCCGAAAATCGAAGGCGTGAACCATGCCAAAGTCTTGAGCTATCTGGATGTCTTGCTGCATAAAAAGCCGGTCGGCGCGAAAGTGGCGGTGATCGGCGCTGGCGGCATCGGTTTCGATGTCAGCGAATATCTGGTGCATCCGGCGGATCAACCCTTGCCACAGCCGGTCAAGCAATGGTGCGCGGAATGGGGCGTGGACTTGAAAGCGCGCAATGCCGGCGGCCTGTGCGAAGCCGCGCCGGAAGCGCCGGCGCGTGAAATTTGGCTCTTGCAACGCAAAAACAGCAAGGTTGGGGCTGGTTTGGGTAAAACTTCCGGCTGGGTGCACCGCGCCACGCTGCAGAAAAAAGGCGTGCAGATGCTGGCCGGGGTCGAATACCGCAAAATCGACGATCAGGGTTTGCATATCACCCACAATGGCGAAGAAAAAATCCTGCCGGTGGACCATGTGATTATCTGCGCCGGCCAGGAACCTCTGGCGGAATTGATGCCGCCGGAAAATGATCCGGCTTTCGCCCGCTTCCACAAAATCGGCGGCGCCGCGCTGGCTTCGGAATTGGACGCCAAGCGTGCGATTCGTGAAGGGGCGGAATTGGCGGCAAGGCTGTAA
- a CDS encoding GNAT family N-acetyltransferase: protein MNIILMGTRQRGRVLRHFLALSAEDRMLRFGHALSDEALIRLTASLDFKRDLFFGLVRGRQVLALAHLALPPPNGHCQEAELGLSVLAVARGSGLGSKLFARAVLESRRLGVCRLFMHCLASNQAMLHIAKKAGMEIVRRAGEADAYLKLPRTPAAGLAPPLLTPEQAQRRR from the coding sequence ATGAACATCATACTTATGGGAACGCGGCAGCGCGGGCGGGTGTTACGCCATTTTCTTGCGCTTTCCGCTGAAGACCGCATGTTGCGCTTTGGGCATGCACTCTCTGACGAAGCCTTGATCCGGCTGACAGCATCGCTGGACTTTAAGCGCGACCTTTTCTTTGGCCTGGTGCGTGGCCGCCAAGTGCTGGCGCTGGCGCATCTGGCTTTACCGCCGCCGAATGGCCATTGCCAGGAGGCGGAGCTGGGTTTATCGGTGCTGGCTGTTGCGCGCGGCAGCGGTTTGGGCAGCAAACTGTTTGCCCGGGCGGTGCTGGAAAGCCGCCGGCTGGGCGTGTGCCGCTTATTCATGCACTGCCTGGCCAGCAATCAAGCCATGCTGCATATCGCCAAAAAGGCCGGCATGGAGATCGTGCGCCGGGCCGGCGAAGCGGATGCGTATTTGAAGCTGCCGCGCACCCCGGCGGCCGGACTGGCCCCGCCATTATTGACGCCGGAACAGGCGCAACGCCGCCGCTGA
- a CDS encoding pseudouridine synthase encodes MNLPEDPTENLNPDAAATPTVKRRRAAAKAAPATPADSAEAPKPRRKKAAAQTDGQTEAALQEPAPKRSRKRVETPQESADAPEAAQEAAAPKRTRKRSDVVETADAPAADAPAAPKRSRKAAPASLTVAQEAAPAEVAAAPLRKRSAKTVAPQAEALGVAPVAAVTGAQEAAPQQETEVRPGKTRRERAERARVRQENGEAPRQERQERKDKRRKPENQPAEKAGEGAAARVAGQADAPRHERGRNQDGARRNQDKGAHQPRQGAQAKSGKPGREGQEQERGQQRGAKKPVRGGKYDADDLFSAITSDQFDHLMAEDGKGGKKQLRELTADDDAPKLHKVLAEAGLGSRREMEELIVAGRVSVNGEPAHIGQRILPTDQVRINGKLLARKVSKKPPRVLIYHKPAGEIVSHHDPEGRDSVFDHLPNMKSGKWLAVGRLDYNTEGLLLFTTSGDLANRLMHPRYGIEREYAVRTLGELEEGMRQKLLAGVELEDGVAQFAKIADGGGEGVNKWYRVVIGEGRNREVRRMFEAIGLTVSRLIRTRYGALTLPSSLKRGRWEEMEENAVRALLAACGLEKLAASGEKTPAERRGKGRTRSDPELGMRATTLAASMPTVFGAARDDAPFALTGRSPGAARGEAGRGRGREANGRRDGGRDFGRDAQAGNGARKQGRDAGRDSGRDFAREDGQRPARGKQAAANPLKSGAPAKSAQQRGPRRQPDPLQTTFGYTAGKGGKRRGK; translated from the coding sequence ATGAACCTTCCTGAAGATCCCACCGAAAACTTGAACCCGGACGCCGCAGCAACCCCTACTGTCAAGCGCCGGCGCGCTGCCGCCAAGGCAGCTCCTGCCACCCCGGCAGATAGCGCAGAGGCGCCTAAGCCGCGCCGCAAGAAAGCCGCCGCCCAGACTGACGGGCAGACTGAGGCTGCGCTGCAAGAACCGGCGCCCAAGCGCAGCCGTAAGCGCGTTGAAACGCCGCAAGAATCCGCTGATGCGCCTGAAGCTGCGCAAGAAGCAGCGGCCCCCAAGCGCACACGCAAGCGCAGCGATGTTGTTGAAACCGCTGATGCGCCCGCCGCTGATGCTCCCGCCGCACCCAAGCGCAGCCGTAAAGCCGCGCCAGCGTCGCTGACGGTGGCGCAAGAGGCTGCGCCGGCGGAAGTGGCTGCAGCGCCGCTGCGCAAGCGCAGCGCCAAAACTGTCGCCCCGCAAGCGGAAGCGCTCGGCGTCGCGCCTGTCGCCGCCGTCACCGGCGCGCAGGAAGCGGCCCCGCAGCAAGAGACAGAGGTGCGTCCGGGCAAAACCCGTCGTGAGCGCGCCGAACGCGCCCGCGTACGTCAGGAAAACGGTGAGGCGCCGCGCCAAGAGCGTCAGGAACGTAAAGACAAGCGCCGCAAGCCGGAAAACCAGCCGGCAGAAAAAGCCGGGGAGGGCGCGGCGGCGCGCGTGGCCGGGCAGGCCGATGCGCCCAGGCATGAACGTGGCCGGAATCAGGATGGCGCGCGCCGCAACCAGGACAAAGGCGCACACCAGCCGCGCCAGGGCGCGCAAGCCAAGTCCGGCAAGCCGGGGCGTGAGGGGCAGGAGCAGGAACGCGGCCAGCAGCGCGGCGCTAAAAAGCCTGTGCGCGGCGGCAAATATGATGCGGATGATTTGTTTTCCGCCATCACCTCCGACCAGTTTGATCATTTGATGGCGGAAGATGGCAAAGGCGGCAAAAAGCAATTGCGCGAATTGACTGCGGATGATGACGCGCCGAAATTGCACAAAGTGCTGGCTGAGGCCGGTCTTGGTTCGCGCCGCGAAATGGAAGAATTGATTGTGGCCGGGCGGGTGTCGGTGAATGGCGAGCCGGCCCATATCGGCCAGCGCATTCTGCCCACCGACCAGGTGCGCATCAATGGCAAATTGCTGGCGCGTAAAGTCAGCAAAAAGCCGCCGCGTGTTTTGATTTACCACAAGCCGGCTGGTGAAATCGTCAGCCATCATGACCCGGAAGGGCGTGATTCGGTGTTTGATCATTTGCCGAATATGAAGAGCGGCAAGTGGCTGGCGGTTGGCCGTCTGGACTACAACACCGAAGGCTTGTTGTTGTTTACCACTTCCGGCGATTTGGCTAACCGCCTGATGCACCCGCGTTATGGTATCGAACGTGAATATGCTGTGCGCACCCTGGGTGAGCTGGAAGAAGGCATGCGCCAGAAACTGCTGGCCGGGGTTGAGCTGGAAGACGGCGTGGCGCAATTCGCCAAGATTGCCGATGGCGGCGGCGAAGGCGTCAATAAATGGTATCGCGTGGTGATTGGCGAAGGCCGCAACCGTGAAGTGCGCCGTATGTTTGAAGCGATTGGCTTGACCGTGTCGCGCCTGATCCGCACCCGTTACGGCGCCTTGACCCTGCCGTCGAGCTTGAAGCGTGGCCGTTGGGAAGAGATGGAAGAAAACGCGGTGCGCGCCTTGCTGGCGGCCTGCGGTCTGGAAAAACTCGCGGCCAGCGGTGAGAAAACGCCGGCAGAGCGGCGCGGCAAGGGGCGCACCCGCAGCGATCCGGAACTCGGTATGCGCGCCACCACGCTGGCCGCCAGCATGCCGACCGTGTTTGGCGCAGCGCGCGATGATGCGCCGTTTGCCTTGACCGGGCGCAGCCCTGGCGCGGCGCGTGGCGAAGCCGGGCGTGGCCGTGGCCGCGAAGCGAATGGGCGGCGCGATGGCGGGCGTGACTTCGGGCGCGATGCGCAAGCCGGCAACGGCGCCCGCAAGCAGGGCCGTGATGCGGGCCGCGACTCGGGCCGCGATTTTGCGCGCGAAGACGGCCAGCGTCCGGCGCGCGGCAAGCAAGCCGCCGCCAATCCGCTGAAATCCGGCGCGCCGGCCAAGAGCGCGCAGCAGCGCGGCCCGCGCCGCCAGCCGGATCCTTTGCAAACCACCTTCGGTTATACCGCAGGTAAGGGCGGCAAGCGGCGCGGCAAATAA
- the rimP gene encoding ribosome maturation factor RimP, whose protein sequence is MQLLDLVETTVAGLGYELVEFERAERGVLRVYIDVLPNADHAHITVEDCEKVSHQLSHVFLVEDIDYERLEVSSPGLDRPLKKLTDYQRFAGCEASVKLRMALPGTANRKTYQGILHEPEGDQLKLEFEGKEGPAMLEFTLADVDKARLVPKVDFRSRKA, encoded by the coding sequence TTGCAACTCTTGGATTTGGTCGAAACGACAGTCGCCGGCCTGGGTTATGAGCTGGTGGAATTCGAGCGCGCTGAGCGCGGCGTGTTGCGTGTGTATATCGACGTGCTGCCAAATGCGGATCATGCGCATATCACGGTGGAAGACTGCGAAAAAGTCAGCCATCAGTTATCGCATGTGTTCCTGGTGGAAGATATCGATTATGAACGTCTGGAGGTTTCTTCGCCCGGCTTGGACCGGCCTTTGAAGAAGCTGACGGATTATCAGCGTTTTGCCGGCTGCGAAGCCAGCGTCAAGTTGCGCATGGCCTTGCCGGGCACAGCCAACCGCAAAACTTACCAGGGCATCTTGCATGAACCAGAGGGTGATCAGCTGAAACTCGAATTTGAAGGAAAAGAAGGCCCGGCGATGTTGGAGTTCACACTCGCCGATGTTGATAAGGCACGTCTGGTGCCGAAGGTGGATTTTAGGAGTCGCAAAGCATGA
- the nusA gene encoding transcription termination factor NusA → MSREVLLLVDALAREKNVDKEIVFGALEHALAQATKKRYEGDVDIRVAIDRDTGEFESFRRWHVVPDEAGLQLPDQEILLFEAHEQIPDIEVDEYIEEPIESVEFGRRFAQDTKQVVLQRVRDAEREQILNDFLSRGDSLVTGSIKRMERGDAIVESGKIEARLPRDQMIPKENLRIGDRVRAYILRIDRSMRGPQVILSRTAPQFIMRLFELEVPEIEQGLLQIKSAARDPGVRAKIAVHALDKRIDPIGTCVGMRGSRVQAVTGELGGERVDIVLWSEDPAQFVIGALAPANVSSIMVDEEKHAMDVVVDEENLAIAIGRSGQNVRLASELTDWKINIMTAEESADKLALERAAIRSLFMEKLDVDSEVADILVEEGFATLEEIAYVPLAEMLQIEAFDEDTVNELRNRARDALVTEAIASEEGLEGMEEGLVNLQGLDRHTAGKLGLAGIKTLAAFANLAYDEFGAILAFSTDRARDLIANGFADASDEEMKLIDAKYDDHAKALQEQAWRLTGSK, encoded by the coding sequence ATGAGTCGCGAAGTTTTGTTATTGGTCGATGCGTTGGCGCGTGAAAAAAATGTGGACAAGGAAATCGTGTTCGGCGCCCTCGAACACGCGCTGGCCCAGGCGACCAAGAAGCGTTATGAAGGTGATGTGGATATTCGCGTAGCGATTGATCGCGACACAGGCGAATTTGAATCCTTCCGCCGCTGGCATGTGGTGCCGGACGAAGCCGGTCTGCAATTGCCGGATCAGGAAATTCTCTTGTTTGAAGCACACGAGCAGATTCCTGATATTGAAGTTGATGAATACATCGAAGAGCCGATTGAATCGGTAGAGTTTGGCCGCCGTTTTGCGCAAGACACCAAGCAAGTCGTGTTGCAGCGCGTGCGCGACGCTGAACGTGAGCAAATCCTGAATGATTTCCTGTCGCGCGGCGATTCGCTGGTGACAGGTTCGATCAAGCGCATGGAGCGCGGCGACGCCATCGTCGAGTCCGGCAAGATCGAAGCGCGCCTGCCGCGCGATCAAATGATCCCCAAAGAAAACCTGCGCATCGGCGACCGTGTGCGCGCTTATATTTTGCGCATCGACCGCAGCATGCGCGGCCCGCAAGTGATTTTGTCGCGCACCGCGCCGCAATTCATCATGCGCCTGTTCGAGCTGGAAGTGCCGGAAATCGAACAAGGCTTGCTGCAAATCAAATCCGCTGCGCGCGATCCGGGCGTGCGCGCCAAAATCGCGGTGCATGCGCTGGATAAGCGCATCGACCCGATCGGCACCTGCGTCGGCATGCGCGGCTCGCGCGTGCAGGCTGTCACCGGCGAACTGGGCGGCGAGCGTGTCGATATCGTGCTGTGGTCGGAAGATCCGGCGCAATTCGTGATCGGCGCGCTGGCGCCGGCGAATGTGTCCTCGATTATGGTGGACGAGGAAAAACACGCCATGGACGTGGTGGTGGACGAGGAAAATCTGGCGATTGCTATTGGCCGCAGCGGCCAGAACGTGCGCCTGGCCTCGGAACTGACTGACTGGAAAATCAACATCATGACGGCGGAAGAATCCGCTGACAAACTGGCGCTTGAACGCGCTGCGATCCGCAGCCTGTTCATGGAAAAGCTGGATGTGGATTCCGAAGTCGCCGACATCCTGGTGGAAGAAGGTTTCGCCACGCTGGAGGAAATCGCTTACGTGCCGCTGGCTGAAATGCTGCAAATCGAAGCTTTCGATGAAGACACCGTGAATGAGCTGCGCAACCGTGCGCGCGATGCGCTGGTGACCGAAGCGATTGCTTCCGAAGAAGGCTTGGAAGGCATGGAGGAAGGCCTGGTCAATCTGCAGGGGCTGGATCGCCACACCGCAGGCAAACTCGGTTTGGCCGGCATCAAGACCCTGGCGGCATTCGCTAATCTGGCGTATGACGAATTCGGCGCCATTCTGGCGTTTTCCACGGACCGCGCGCGCGACTTGATCGCCAATGGCTTTGCCGACGCGAGCGATGAAGAAATGAAATTGATCGACGCCAAATATGACGATCATGCCAAAGCACTGCAAGAGCAAGCCTGGCGTCTGACTGGCAGCAAGTGA
- the infB gene encoding translation initiation factor IF-2 — protein sequence MASNNVAQFATELKMPAEQLLTQLRAAGVAKSSASDSLSKEDKDKLLDHLRRLHGTANDGEKKKITLTRKETSEIKQADASGKSRTIQVEVRKKRVLVKRDDYPESTARPSQTAAPQSEAELEAERIAQEEDAREAQRQAERQAAELARQEAELARLDAEREAQEKARREAEEKARREAEEAAARAAAEAKAAKDAEAAAAAETKKRVMEEEAKKRVEAAAKEAAERAARVEQARKAVADEVAQIKAMMAQPRRAARAPEPTPAPTVAPKKAQEGTLHKPADKKPGTASERNNAAGGDKSRNEKRTPAPANATPAAPNAGAAAERGDKKSVKSANMASSWQEDSRKPRGGGGLKTRGAGGSARGGGNADTGREGWRGGGRGGRRHGHHDDRESNFQMPTEAVIKEVHVPETITVAELAHKMAVKASEVIKILMKLGQMCTINQVLDQETAMIVVEEMGHKALAAQLDDPEAFLAEGTEAHQNAESMPRAPVVTVMGHVDHGKTSLLDYIRRTKVASGEAGGITQHIGAYHVQTPRGMITFLDTPGHEAFTAMRARGAKATDIVILVVAADDGVMPQTKEAIAHAKAANVPIVVAINKIDKAGANADRVSQELIAEQVVPEEYGGDSPFVPVSAKTGQGIDDLLENVLLQAEVLELKAPVEAPAHGLVVEARLDKGRGPVATILVQAGTLRRGDVVLAGAAYGRVRAMLDENGKQISEAGPSIPVEIQGLTEVPTAGEEAIVMVDERKAREIALFRQGKYRDVKLAKQQASKLENMFEQMAEGEVKNLPLIIKTDVQGSQEALVQSLQKLSTSEVRVQVVHAAVGGISESDVNLALASKAVIIGFNTRADAQARKQAETNGVDIRYYNIIYDAIDEIKAAMSGMLAPEKRETVTGMVEIRQVIMVSKVGAIAGCLVTDGVVKRTSSVRLLRNNVVVWSGEIDSLKRFKDDAKEVRAGLECGLSLKNYNDIKEGDQLEVFEVQEVARTL from the coding sequence ATGGCGAGTAACAACGTAGCCCAATTTGCCACCGAACTGAAGATGCCGGCGGAACAATTGCTGACGCAATTGCGCGCCGCAGGCGTCGCCAAGAGTTCGGCGTCCGACTCCCTGTCCAAAGAGGACAAGGATAAACTGCTCGACCATCTGCGCCGCCTGCACGGGACCGCGAATGACGGTGAGAAAAAGAAAATCACCTTAACCCGCAAGGAAACCAGCGAGATCAAACAGGCGGACGCCAGCGGCAAATCGCGCACCATCCAGGTGGAAGTGCGCAAGAAGCGCGTGCTGGTCAAGCGTGATGATTATCCGGAGTCCACCGCCCGTCCGAGCCAGACCGCCGCGCCGCAAAGCGAAGCAGAGTTGGAAGCCGAACGCATTGCGCAGGAAGAGGATGCGCGCGAAGCGCAGCGCCAGGCTGAGCGCCAGGCGGCTGAGCTGGCGCGTCAGGAAGCAGAGTTGGCGCGTTTGGACGCCGAGCGTGAAGCACAGGAAAAGGCGCGTCGCGAAGCGGAAGAAAAAGCCCGTCGCGAAGCCGAGGAAGCCGCTGCGCGCGCAGCCGCCGAAGCCAAGGCCGCCAAAGATGCTGAAGCAGCAGCTGCTGCAGAGACCAAGAAGCGTGTGATGGAAGAAGAGGCGAAAAAACGCGTCGAAGCCGCCGCCAAGGAAGCTGCGGAACGCGCCGCCCGCGTCGAGCAGGCGCGCAAAGCGGTAGCGGATGAAGTGGCGCAGATCAAGGCCATGATGGCTCAGCCGCGTCGCGCTGCGCGCGCGCCGGAACCGACCCCGGCCCCGACCGTGGCGCCGAAAAAAGCACAGGAAGGCACGCTGCACAAGCCTGCTGATAAAAAGCCGGGCACGGCTTCTGAGCGCAATAATGCAGCTGGCGGCGACAAGTCACGCAATGAAAAACGCACGCCGGCCCCGGCCAATGCGACCCCTGCGGCGCCCAACGCCGGCGCCGCTGCTGAGCGCGGCGATAAGAAATCGGTCAAATCCGCGAACATGGCTTCGTCCTGGCAGGAAGATTCGCGCAAACCGCGCGGCGGCGGCGGACTCAAAACCCGTGGCGCCGGCGGCAGCGCGCGTGGCGGCGGCAACGCCGACACCGGGCGCGAAGGCTGGCGCGGCGGTGGCCGTGGCGGCCGCCGTCATGGCCACCATGACGACCGCGAAAGCAATTTCCAAATGCCAACCGAGGCCGTGATCAAAGAAGTGCATGTGCCGGAAACCATCACCGTGGCCGAACTGGCGCACAAGATGGCGGTGAAAGCCTCTGAAGTCATCAAGATTTTGATGAAGCTGGGTCAGATGTGCACCATCAACCAGGTGCTGGATCAGGAAACCGCGATGATCGTGGTTGAAGAAATGGGACACAAGGCGCTGGCCGCCCAGCTCGACGATCCGGAAGCATTCCTGGCGGAAGGCACGGAAGCGCATCAAAACGCGGAAAGCATGCCGCGCGCGCCTGTGGTGACCGTGATGGGCCACGTTGACCATGGTAAAACCTCGCTGCTGGACTACATCCGCCGCACCAAAGTCGCCTCCGGCGAAGCGGGCGGGATTACCCAGCACATCGGCGCCTACCATGTGCAGACGCCGCGCGGCATGATCACCTTCCTCGATACCCCGGGCCATGAAGCATTCACCGCAATGCGTGCACGCGGCGCGAAAGCGACCGACATCGTGATTCTGGTGGTGGCGGCGGATGACGGCGTGATGCCGCAGACCAAGGAAGCGATTGCGCACGCCAAAGCGGCCAATGTGCCCATCGTGGTGGCGATCAACAAGATCGACAAAGCCGGCGCGAATGCCGATCGCGTATCGCAGGAATTGATCGCTGAACAAGTGGTGCCGGAAGAATACGGCGGCGATTCGCCGTTCGTGCCGGTATCCGCCAAAACCGGTCAGGGCATTGACGACTTGCTGGAAAACGTCTTGTTGCAAGCTGAAGTGCTGGAACTCAAGGCCCCGGTGGAAGCGCCGGCCCATGGTCTGGTGGTGGAAGCCCGTCTGGACAAAGGGCGCGGCCCGGTCGCCACCATTCTGGTGCAAGCCGGTACGCTGCGGCGTGGCGATGTGGTGCTGGCCGGCGCAGCCTATGGCCGCGTGCGCGCCATGCTGGATGAGAACGGCAAGCAGATCAGCGAAGCCGGCCCCTCGATCCCGGTCGAAATTCAAGGTTTGACCGAAGTTCCGACCGCAGGCGAAGAAGCGATTGTGATGGTGGACGAGCGCAAGGCGCGTGAAATCGCCCTGTTCCGCCAAGGCAAGTACCGCGATGTGAAGCTGGCCAAACAGCAGGCTTCCAAGCTGGAAAACATGTTCGAGCAAATGGCCGAAGGCGAAGTCAAGAACCTGCCTTTGATCATCAAGACCGACGTGCAAGGCTCGCAGGAAGCGCTGGTGCAGTCGCTGCAAAAACTCTCCACCTCCGAAGTACGGGTGCAAGTGGTGCATGCGGCAGTGGGCGGCATTTCGGAATCCGACGTCAATCTGGCGCTGGCTTCCAAGGCCGTCATCATCGGCTTCAACACCCGCGCCGACGCACAGGCGCGCAAGCAGGCCGAAACCAATGGCGTGGACATCCGTTACTACAACATCATTTATGATGCGATCGATGAGATCAAGGCGGCGATGTCGGGCATGTTGGCCCCGGAAAAACGCGAAACCGTTACCGGCATGGTGGAAATCCGCCAAGTCATCATGGTCAGCAAGGTCGGCGCCATCGCCGGCTGTCTGGTCACCGATGGCGTGGTCAAACGGACTTCTTCGGTGCGTCTGCTGCGCAACAATGTGGTGGTGTGGAGCGGCGAGATCGACTCCCTGAAACGCTTCAAAGACGACGCCAAAGAAGTGCGCGCCGGTCTGGAATGCGGTTTGTCATTGAAGAACTACAATGACATTAAAGAAGGCGATCAGCTCGAAGTGTTTGAAGTGCAGGAAGTCGCGCGCACGCTGTAA
- the rbfA gene encoding 30S ribosome-binding factor RbfA: MAKKSTAPRGIRVADQIQRDLAEIISFELKDPRVGMITLTEVQLTPDYAHAKIWFTTLVDDQKAVAQTLAGLQAAAGYLRNQLGRRLHIHTLPQLHFLHDNSTVRGMAMSQLIDQANASRAKDDEA, encoded by the coding sequence ATGGCTAAGAAAAGCACCGCGCCGCGCGGCATCCGCGTGGCAGACCAGATCCAGCGCGATCTGGCCGAAATCATCAGTTTTGAATTGAAAGACCCGCGCGTGGGCATGATCACGCTGACCGAAGTGCAGCTCACACCTGATTATGCGCACGCCAAAATCTGGTTCACCACCCTGGTGGATGATCAGAAAGCGGTAGCGCAAACCCTGGCCGGTTTGCAAGCCGCCGCCGGCTATTTGCGCAATCAATTGGGCCGCCGTTTGCACATCCACACCCTGCCGCAATTGCATTTCCTGCACGATAACTCGACCGTGCGCGGGATGGCGATGTCGCAGTTGATTGATCAGGCCAACGCCAGCCGCGCCAAGGATGATGAGGCATGA